The genomic DNA AAACGGACGTTGGCTTCCTGCGCGTCGCACCTGCCTGGTCAAGCGGGAGGGACGTTCGAGCAGCGGCAGCGGCAGTTGTTTCGAGCCTGGGCAGCCGACCAGCTTGATGAGCTCAAGCAGACCTATCTGGATAAGCTGGTACAGCCCATCACCCCCGACGGCGTTCCGCTCGAGCGTATCATGGCGCGCGTCACCGGCGATGCGAAACACGATCTGGAATCCTATCTGGATGCGATCCGACTCTGTTTCGATCAGCGGATGTTGCCGGCGACGCCGCTGCTGATGTTCAAGTCGATCGAAGTCTCCGATCTTTCCCGCTACCAGGCCATGTTTCCCGGCATGAAATGTCTTCACATCATGCGGCATCCCTATTCCAATTACAGCTCGCTCAAGCGCACGGACATGGTCTTGAAGCAAAAGCCGTTCTGGTTTCAGGGCGGCGACATTCTCCGGTTGCAACTGGAGTCCCGCTGGATTCCACATGCGGAGTTCACGCTGCAGGGTCTTACGACGGATCCGACTCGGCACTATCTCGTTCGCTATGAGGATATCTGCGATTCGCCGACCCGCACGGTCACGGATATCTGTTCCTGGCTAGGCGTCGCGCCTCCCGATGAGCCGACGGTCCAAACGGTCCTGGGAGGTCGGCATACCAAATCCCTTCCGATCAATTCGAGCCTGAAAGGCGTGGAGACACCCGCGGAGGTCGTGTCCGATATGGCGAAAGCCTATGGGTACGATGACATCCTGACCGAGCGCGAGCGGAATTTAATTTTGCTTCGAACTTACGAGCTCGGTCGCCGGCTGGGATATTTTTCCGAAGAGGATGCCGCGGAGGTCCCGGCCAGGTTGCCGCTGTTCCTGCAGTGGCTGGCGCCGGACCAATGGGAATATATGAACGCCTCCTCGAAGGTCCGGTTGGCGCGCGCCCTGATTCAGCGCCGGCTCTATCTGTGCCGGGTTCTGCTTTCGCCGCTTGCGTAGCCGGCGGGATGGCGCGATATGAAATTTACCGTTCGCGATAAGACGATGTTTCAGACGGTATTCTCGCCTTCCCGCGAGGAGGCGCGCACATTGCTCGAGTCTGTGCGGTATCTGTGGGAGGAGGAGGCCGGTACTCGCATTGTGGCTTATCTCCGTTTCATGGCGCGGACGCTCAAGCCGGGCGGGACGCTCTTGTCGGTGAATCTGCACACATCGCGCTATCTGGAAGGGAATGCGTTGAACCACTTCGACTTCTCCCTGTACCATGAGACACCTCGGGTGCAGCCGGCCCCATTCTGGACGGACTTGGTCGGGCATATCCCCGGGTTACGCACTGTACACGCGGAAGTGGTGAATTCAGCGCAGACGCCGGAGGCAGCGCGGCCCTGATGCATGTTCTGGCTGTCATTCCAGCCCGCGGGGGGTCGAAATCGATCCCCCTGAAAAACATCCGTCCGCTGAACGGCATCCCGCTGTTGGCGTTTACGATCCAGGCAGCCAAGCGCTCGGCCTATCTTGACCGCTATGTGGTCTCGACGGATCATGCGGACATCGTGAGGGTCGCGCGAGAGTATGGTGCGGAGGTTATCGAGCGTCCGGCAGATCTGGCGACCGACCAGGCCCCGACTGAATGGGCCCTGTTGCATGCCCTGGAGGTGTTGGCCAGGCAAAGTTATCGGCCGGAGTTCGTGGTCAC from Nitrospira sp. ND1 includes the following:
- a CDS encoding sulfotransferase, producing MLVGIFGAGRNGSSLLMRLLDGSPGLWIYPIELNYLRSFAPRSLRSAVKRTLASCASHLPGQAGGTFEQRQRQLFRAWAADQLDELKQTYLDKLVQPITPDGVPLERIMARVTGDAKHDLESYLDAIRLCFDQRMLPATPLLMFKSIEVSDLSRYQAMFPGMKCLHIMRHPYSNYSSLKRTDMVLKQKPFWFQGGDILRLQLESRWIPHAEFTLQGLTTDPTRHYLVRYEDICDSPTRTVTDICSWLGVAPPDEPTVQTVLGGRHTKSLPINSSLKGVETPAEVVSDMAKAYGYDDILTERERNLILLRTYELGRRLGYFSEEDAAEVPARLPLFLQWLAPDQWEYMNASSKVRLARALIQRRLYLCRVLLSPLA